In Brevinematia bacterium, the following proteins share a genomic window:
- a CDS encoding septum formation initiator family protein → MKEEKALMILLAILFLTTVAFIFSLIFSKGGILDSLKKERRVEDLKKQVRDLELSNLEKQKRIEMLKNDREYLDSIVKGFGINIKENEYIFRFDDAKRNTLRKTELDNANSLKIMVIVVGLFLFQLGLLIAVSLGVLSKKSGRN, encoded by the coding sequence ATGAAAGAAGAAAAAGCTCTTATGATTTTGTTAGCTATCCTATTTTTGACAACAGTAGCTTTTATTTTCTCTTTGATTTTCTCCAAAGGTGGGATACTGGATTCTTTGAAAAAAGAAAGGAGGGTTGAGGATCTAAAAAAGCAAGTTAGAGACTTAGAGCTTTCCAACTTAGAAAAGCAAAAACGGATTGAGATGTTGAAAAATGATCGGGAATACCTTGACTCAATAGTTAAGGGATTTGGAATAAACATTAAGGAAAATGAGTACATCTTTAGATTTGACGACGCAAAGAGAAACACATTGCGAAAAACTGAGCTAGATAATGCAAACTCACTGAAGATAATGGTGATAGTGGTAGGGCTTTTTCTGTTTCAGTTGGGACTTTTGATTGCTGTAAGTCTAGGAGTTTTGAGTAAGAAGTCAGGTAGGAATTAG
- the panC gene encoding pantoate--beta-alanine ligase: MKVIEKPDIIQREMINLKKEGKSIGFVPTMGALHEGHLSLVRKSKRDNNITVVSIFVNPIQFGPSEDFARYPRQLDKDKELLENEGVDYLFCPSVEDMYPKNYETYVNLESLPNHLCGLSRPGHFRGVATVVTKLFNIVQPDKAYFGQKDYQQAQIIKRMARDLNFPIEIVVMPIVREQDGLAMSSRNSYLSPEERKNAVVLYKSLQKAKELIKNGERDVSKIKQKMKEIIESVPSKIDYVEVVNPETLESLDTIPKEGEVVVAVAVFIGSARLIDNEIVKI; the protein is encoded by the coding sequence ATGAAAGTCATAGAGAAGCCAGACATAATTCAGAGGGAGATGATAAACTTGAAAAAGGAAGGTAAAAGTATTGGTTTTGTGCCGACTATGGGAGCATTACACGAAGGTCACCTATCTTTAGTAAGAAAAAGCAAAAGAGATAATAATATAACTGTTGTAAGTATATTTGTTAATCCTATTCAGTTTGGGCCTAGTGAGGATTTTGCGAGGTATCCTAGACAGCTAGATAAAGATAAGGAATTGCTTGAGAATGAAGGAGTTGATTACCTTTTCTGTCCATCAGTTGAGGATATGTATCCTAAAAACTACGAAACCTATGTGAATCTAGAGTCACTTCCGAACCACCTATGTGGACTCTCAAGACCTGGGCATTTTAGGGGAGTAGCAACTGTAGTTACTAAACTTTTTAACATAGTCCAACCCGATAAAGCCTATTTTGGGCAAAAAGATTACCAGCAGGCTCAGATAATTAAAAGAATGGCCAGAGATCTCAATTTCCCGATAGAAATAGTAGTTATGCCGATAGTTAGAGAACAGGACGGCCTTGCTATGAGTTCAAGAAACTCTTATCTATCACCCGAAGAGAGAAAAAATGCAGTTGTTCTATATAAGTCCCTTCAAAAGGCTAAAGAACTGATAAAAAATGGAGAAAGAGATGTATCCAAAATTAAACAGAAGATGAAGGAAATTATAGAATCAGTGCCCTCAAAGATTGATTACGTAGAAGTCGTCAATCCAGAAACCCTAGAGTCCTTGGATACCATACCCAAGGAAGGTGAAGTTGTAGTTGCAGTTGCAGTCTTTATAGGAAGCGCAAGATTAATAGATAACGAGATTGTTAAGATTTAG